A genomic stretch from Corvus cornix cornix isolate S_Up_H32 chromosome 9, ASM73873v5, whole genome shotgun sequence includes:
- the PROCR gene encoding endothelial protein C receptor, with the protein MLLLLLLLCGALGCGAEEAAPLAFTMLQLTRVYRGNAMFRGNASLNGELSHLLDEQNVTQVLPLEPPDAWARRRNDVITYLKNFRQLVKLFHMERPTNFTQHLCCHLGCRLFPNGTAQSFYEVTLNRTAFLSFHVPNATWERRWPGELPVAAFAQAQLMKYPITTQDLQYFLNTTCVSILQAQSARTGKVSGRSRAPLVLGLILGSLALLGMALGIFLCTGGSC; encoded by the exons atgctgctgctgctgctgctgctctgcggGGCCCTGGGCTGCGGGGCGGAGGAAGCGG CCCCGCTCGCCTTCACCATGCTCCAGCTGACCCGCGTGTACAGGGGCAATGCCATGTTCCGGGGGAACGCCAGCCTGAACGGGGAGCTCAGCCACCTCCTGGACGAGCAGAATGTCACCCAGGTGCTCCCGCTGGAGCCTCCGGACGCCTGGGCCCGGCGGCGGAACGACGTGATCACCTACCTGAAGAACTTCAGGCAGCTGGTGAAGCTTTTCCACATGGAGAGACCGACCAACT TCACCCAGCACCTGTGCTGCCACCTCGGCTGCCGCCTCTTCCCCAACGGCACAGCCCAGAGCTTCTACGAGGTGACCCTCAACAGGACGGCGTTCCTCAGCTTCCACGTCCCCAACGCCACCTGGGAGCGGCGCTGGCCCGGCGAGCTCCCGGTGGCCGCCTTCGCCCAGGCACAGCTGATGAAATACCCCATAACCACCCAGGACCTGCAGTATTTCCTCAACACCACCTGTGTCAGCATCCTGCAGGCTCAGAGCGCCAGGACAG GAAAAGTCAGCGGCCGATCGCGCGCTCCGCTGGTGCTGGGGCTGATCCTGGGGAGCCTCGCCCTGCTGGGCATGGCCCTGGGCATCTTCCTGTGCACAGGAGGGAGCTGCTAG
- the DNAJB11 gene encoding dnaJ homolog subfamily B member 11: protein MAPAWIGRLCLLLLCLCGEAAAGRDFYKILGVSRGASIKDIKKAYRKLALQLHPDRNPDDPRAQEKFQDLGAAYEVLSDEEKRKQYDAYGEEGLKDGHQSSHGDIFSHFFGDFGFMFGGNPRQQDRNIPRGSDIIVDLEVTLEEVYSGNFVEVVRNKPVARQAPGKRKCNCRQEMRTTQLGPGRFQMTQEVVCDECPNVKLVNEERTLEVEIEPGVRDGMEYPFIGEGEPHVDGEPGDLRFRIKVLKHPVFERRGDDLYTNVTISLVEALTGFEMDIAHLDGHKVHIARDKTTKPGAKLWKKGEGLPNFDNNNIKGSLIITFDVEFPKEQLTPEQREGLKQLLKQGSVQKVYNGLQGY from the exons ATGGCCCCCGCCTGGATCGGCcgcctctgcctcctcctgctctgcctctgcgGGGAGGCCGCCGCGGG GAGAGACTTCTACAAGATCCTGGGAGTGTCCCGCGGCGCCTCCATCAAGGACATCAAGAAGGCCTATCGCAAACTGGCGCTGCAGCTCCATCCCGACAGGAACCCCGACGACCCCCGGGCGCAGGAGAAGTTCCAGGACCTGGGCGCTGCCTACGAG GTGCTGTCAGACgaggagaagaggaagcagTACGATGCCTACGGAGAAGAGGGCCTGAAGGATGGGCACCAGAGCTCCCACGGAGACATCTTCTCCCA CTTCTTTGGGGACTTTGGCTTCATGTTTGGAGGAAACCCTCGCCAGCAAGACAGGAATATTCCCCGAGGAAGCGACATCATCGTGGACCTGGAGGTCACCCTGGAGGAGGTGTATTCAGGAAACTTTGTAGAA gTTGTCAGGAACAAGCCAGTGGCAAGACAGGCACCTGGCAAACGGAAATGCAACTGCAGGCAGGAGATGAGAACCACCCAGCTGGGGCCTGGGCGCTTCCAGATGACTCAGGAAGTTGTTTGTGATGAATGTCCCAACGTCAA GCTGGTGAATGAGGAGCGGACGCTGGAGGTGGAGATAGAGCCAGGGGTGAGGGATGGCATGGAGTATCCCTTCATCGGGGAAG GTGAGCCCCACGTGGATGGGGAGCCAGGAGATTTACGCTTCCGAATAAAAGTCCTTAA GCACCCAGTGTTTGAAAGGAGAGGAGATGACTTGTACACAAACGTGACAATCTCGCTGGTCGAGGCACTGACAGGCTTTGAGATGGATATTGCCCACCTGGATGGGCACAAG GTTCACATTGCCCGGgataaaaccacaaaacccgGCGCCAAACtgtggaagaagggagaaggtCTTCCAAACTTTGATAACAATAACATCAAAGGCTCCCTAATAATCACCTTCGACGTGGAGTTCCCCAAGGAGCAGCTGACGCCCGAGCAGCGGGAAG GTCTCAAGCAGCTGTTGAAGCAAGGATCAGTGCAGAAGGTCTACAATGGATTGCAGGGATATTGA